The following proteins are encoded in a genomic region of Nakaseomyces glabratus chromosome J, complete sequence:
- the ARG56 gene encoding bifunctional acetylglutamate kinase/N-acetyl-gamma-glutamyl-phosphate reductase (CAGL0J03124g~Ortholog(s) have N-acetyl-gamma-glutamyl-phosphate reductase activity, acetylglutamate kinase activity, role in arginine biosynthetic process, regulation of transcription, DNA-templated and mitochondrial matrix localization), protein MVSVLVSTKGFNPAKFKQASKLLNKSTVGFLSTSAKNKYSLQSKVQNIKNSEVPKTFTRSKVGFSKRSLSSSNGIGTSGTRSTVIQLLNNISTKREVEQYLKYFTSVSQQQFAVIKVGGAIISDNLPELASCLAFLYHVGLYPIVLHGTGPQVNGRLEAQGIEPDYIDGIRITDEHTMAVVRECFLEQNLKLVTALEQLGVRARPITSGVFQAEYLDKSKYQLVGDITKVNKDAIEASIKAGALPILTSLAETPSGQMLNVNADVAAGELARVFEPLKIVYLNEKGGIINGETGERISMINLDEEYEDLLKQSWVKYGTKLKIKEIKELLDYLPRSSSVAIINVQDLQKELFTDSGAGTMIRRGYKLLKRSSLSEFQSADALRNVLQRDADIASKAQSAATYLRELEKAQFVSYSDEPLEALAIVRTEPKIPKLEKFLCSNSAWLNNVTDNVFSTLKRDFPALQWIVSEDDANIAWHFDKSQGSYLKDGKVLFWYGVKDLNTVSELIGEFTKGVTNSGHSSGVFGSQQAKRAYSTVRRTPPKPEATNTSPARVALIGARGYTGRNLVALIDSHPYFEISHVSSRELKGQKLPDYKKAEIIYDNLQIEDIKKLESENAVDFWVMALPNNVSEPFIEAIDSCNGKSKIIDLSADHRFVSEEEWAYGLPEINDREHIYKAKKISNPGCYATGSQLSIAPLLKYVDGLPTVFGVSGYSGAGAKPSPKNDPENLNNNIIPYALTNHIHEREISTRLGHEVAFMPHVGQWFQGIALTVSIPIKKGSIQSNEEAMNIYKDFYKGENLVHIMEDIPSVKEIAGTHGVVIGGFKLNDNKDRIVVCGTIDNLLKGAATQCLQNMNLAMGYGEYDGIPKDKIVS, encoded by the coding sequence ATGGTGAGTGTCCTCGTTTCCACAAAGGGTTTTAACCCAGCTAAGTTCAAGCAGGCCTCTAAATTGCTGAATAAGAGCACAGTTGGGTTCTTGAGCACATCAGCCAAGAACAAGTACTCCTTACAGAGCAAAGTCCAAAACATAAAGAACAGTGAAGTACCCAAGACTTTTACTAGATCTAAAGTTGGTTTCTCAAAGAGAAGTCTGTCGTCCTCGAACGGCATTGGCACTTCAGGTACCAGGTCCACAGTGATTCAACTACTAAACAATATCAGCACAAAAAGAGAGGTTGAGCAGTACCTTAAATACTTCACCTCTGTATCGCAACAACAATTTGCCGTTATTAAGGTAGGTGGTGCTATTATCAGTGACAACTTACCTGAGCTAGCATCATGCCTGGCGTTCTTATACCATGTCGGACTCTACCCAATTGTTCTGCACGGTACAGGTCCACAGGTCAATGGCAGATTGGAAGCCCAGGGCATTGAACCAGACTATATAGACGGTATTAGAATTACAGATGAGCACACCATGGCAGTTGTCAGAGAATGTTTCCTAGAACAAAACTTGAAGCTAGTGACAGCTCTTGAACAATTGGGTGTCCGTGCCAGACCTATCACATCTGGTGTGTTCCAAGCCGAATACTTGGACAAGAGCAAATACCAACTAGTTGGTGATATTACAAAGGTCAACAAGGATGCCATCGAGGCCTCTATCAAAGCCGGTGCTCTACCGATCCTTACTTCACTAGCTGAAACTCCATCAGGCCAAATGCTGAACGTCAACGCAGATGTTGCTGCTGGTGAACTAGCTCGTGTGTTCGAGCCTTTAAAGATTGTCTACCTGAATGAAAAGGGTGGTATAATTAATGGTGAAACTGGGGAAAGAATATCAATGATCAACTTGGATGAGGAATACGAAGATTTATTGAAACAAAGTTGGGTTAAGTATGGTACCAAATTAAAGATTAAGGAAATTAAGGAATTACTAGATTACTTACCACGTTCTTCCTCGGTTGCAATTATCAACGTACAAGACTTGCAAAAAGAACTGTTTACCGACTCTGGTGCTGGTACTATGATCAGAAGAGGATACAAACTGTTGAAGAGATCAAGTCTATCTGAATTTCAATCGGCTGATGCTCTAAGAAATGTGCTTCAGAGAGATGCAGACATTGCTTCCAAAGCTCAATCAGCAGCTACATATTTAAGAGAGCTTGAAAAAGCTCAATTTGTATCATACTCTGATGAACCATTAGAAGCTTTAGCCATCGTCAGAACTGAACCTAAGATTCCAAAGTTAGAGAAGTTCCTATGCTCAAACTCTGCGTGGTTGAACAATGTTACGGATAATGTGTTTAGCACTCTGAAGCGCGATTTCCCTGCTTTGCAATGGATTGTTTCTGAAGATGATGCCAACATTGCTTGGCACTTTGACAAGTCCCAAGGTTCTTATTTGAAGGATGGCAAGGTTCTGTTCTGGTATGGTGTTAAGGATTTGAACACTGTCTCCGAGTTGATTGGGGAATTTACTAAAGGTGTAACCAACAGTGGGCACTCCAGCGGTGTCTTTGGCTCCCAACAAGCTAAGAGGGCGTACTCTACTGTCAGAAGAACACCACCCAAGCCAGAGGCAACTAACACTTCTCCAGCTCGAGTTGCATTGATTGGTGCCAGAGGTTACACCGGTAGAAATCTTGTTGCATTGATCGATAGCCACCcttattttgaaatctcGCATGTTTCCAGTCGTGAATTGAAGGGTCAAAAGCTGCCAGATTACAAGAAGGCTGAGATTATCTATGACAACTTACAAATCGAGGATATCAAGAAGTTAGAATCTGAGAATGCTGTAGACTTCTGGGTGATGGCTTTACCAAACAATGTCTCTGAGCCATTCATCGAAGCCATTGACAGCTGCAATGGTAAGTCCAAGATCATTGATCTATCTGCTGACCACAGATTTGTCTCTGAGGAAGAATGGGCTTATGGTCTACCTGAGATCAATGACAGAGAACACATCTACAAAGCCAAGAAGATATCAAACCCAGGCTGCTATGCCACTGGTTCCCAATTGTCTATTGCACCATTGTTGAAGTACGTTGATGGTCTACCAACTGTCTTTGGTGTCTCTGGTTACTCTGGTGCTGGCGCAAAACCTTCACCTAAGAATGATCCCGAGAATCTAAACAATAACATTATTCCATACGCTTTAACCAACCACATACACGAAAGAGAGATCTCCACTCGTTTGGGACATGAAGTGGCATTCATGCCCCATGTTGGCCAATGGTTCCAAGGCATTGCCCTGACTGTATCCATTCCAATCAAGAAAGGCAGTATCCAAAGCAACGAGGAAGCCATGAACATCTACAAAGATTTCTACAAAGGTGAAAATCTGGTACACATAATGGAAGACATCCCATCCGTGAAGGAGATAGCTGGCACCCACGGCGTGGTCATTGGTGGGTTCAAGCTGAACGACAACAAGGACAGAATAGTGGTCTGTGGCACAATCGACAACTTGCTAAAAGGTGCAGCCACCCAATGTTTACAAAACATGAACCTAGCCATGGGCTACGGGGAATACGACGGTATTCCAAAGGACAAGATAGTCTCTTAG
- the RNR1 gene encoding ribonucleotide-diphosphate reductase subunit RNR1 (CAGL0J03146g~Ortholog(s) have CDP reductase activity, nucleoside diphosphate kinase activity, nucleotide binding activity), with product MYVYKRSGRKEPVKFDKITARISRLCYGLDPRIDAVKVTQRIISGVYEGVTTVELDNLAAETCAYMTTIHPDYATLAARVAISNLHKQTTKQFSQVVSNLYHYINPATGKHAPMISDEVYQIVMDNKDELDSAIVYDRDFQFNYFGFKTLERSYLLRINGEVAERPQHLIMRVALGIHGRDLEAALETYNLMSLRYFTHASPTLFNAGTPHPQMSSCFLVAMKDDSIEGIYDTLKECALISKTAGGIGLHIHNIRATGSYIAGTNGTSNGLIPMVRVFNNTARYVDQGGNKRPGAFALYLEPWHADIFDFIDIRKNHGKEEIRARDLFPALWVPDLFMKRVEQNGNWTLFSPSSAPGLSDCYGKEFEELYERYEREGRGKTIKAQKLWYSILEAQTETGTPFMIYKDACNEKSNQRNLGVIKSSNLCCEIVEYSSPDETAVCNLASIALPAFIETSEDGKTSTYNFQKLHDIAKVITRNLNKVIDRNYYPVPEAKNSNMRHRPIALGVQGLADTFMLLRLPFDSEGAAKLNIQIFETIYHASLEASCELAQKDGPYQSYQGSPISKGVFQFDMWNAKPFGMWDWDALRKDILKHGVRNSLTMAPMPTASTSQILGYNECFEPVTSNMYSRRVLSGEFQVVNPYLLRDLVDLGIWDEGMKQHIITQNGSIQNLPNIPQELKDLYKTVWEISQKTIINMAADRSVYIDQSHSLNLFLQAPTMGKITSMHFYGWKKGLKTGMYYLRTQAASAAIQFTIDQSVAQQAANNIADLSNLKRPSYVESEPSYVPSDFKADWENIKPSKITYSETEDESRNVSLTPSASSSNDDLSSSVGSLKISEHPATPVSSTTTNIPVKEDKKEVAPEAEDAESEFDIYNSKVIACAIDKPEACEMCSG from the coding sequence ATGTATGTGTATAAGAGAAGTGGCCGTAAAGAGCCTGTCAAGTTTGACAAGATCACAGCACGTATCTCCAGACTCTGTTATGGTCTAGATCCACGTATCGATGCTGTTAAGGTCACCCAGAGAATCATCTCTGGTGTCTACGAAGGTGTTACCACTGTCGAGCTGGATAATCTGGCTGCTGAGACATGTGCTTACATGACTACTATCCACCCAGATTACGCCACTCTGGCCGCTAGAGTCGCTATTTCTAACTTGCACAAGCAGACCACGAAACAGTTCTCCCAAGTTGTCTCTAACTTGTACCATTACATCAACCCTGCCACTGGCAAGCATGCTCCTATGATCAGCGATGAGGTTTACCAAATTGTCATGGACAACAAGGATGAGCTGGATTCCGCTATCGTTTACGACAGAGACTTCCAGTTCAACTACTTCGGTTTCAAGACTTTGGAACGTTCCTACTTGCTAAGAATAAATGGTGAAGTTGCTGAACGTCCTCAACATTTGATCATGAGAGTTGCCTTGGGTATCCACGGTAGAGATCTAGAAGCTGCATTGGAAACTTATAACCTGATGTCTCTAAGATACTTCACTCACGCTTCTCCAACATTATTTAATGCTGGTACTCCACACCCACAAATGTCCTCTTGTTTCTTGGTCGCCATGAAAGATGACTCCATTGAGGGTATTTACGACACTCTAAAGGAATGTGCTTTGATTTCCAAGACTGCTGGTGGTATTGGTCTACACATTCACAACATTCGTGCCACAGGTTCCTACATCGCCGGTACTAACGGTACTTCCAACGGTTTGATTCCTATGGTCCGTGTCTTCAACAACACTGCCCGTTACGTTGACCAAGGTGGTAACAAGAGACCAGGTGCTTTTGCCCTATACTTGGAACCATGGCATGCCGATATCTTCGACTTCATCGATATCAGAAAGAACCACGGTAAGGAAGAAATTCGTGCTAGAGATTTGTTCCCAGCTTTGTGGGTTCCTGATTTGTTCATGAAGCGTGTTGAACAAAACGGTAACTGGACTTTGTTCTCCCCAAGCTCCGCTCCAGGTCTAAGCGACTGCTACGGTAAGGAATTTGAAGAGCTTTACGAACGTTACGAAAGAGAAGGCCGTGGTAAGACTATCAAGGCTCAAAAGCTTTGGTACTCTATCCTGGAAGCTCAAACCGAAACTGGTACCCCATTTATGATCTACAAGGATGCCTGTAACGAAAAATCTAACCAAAGAAACTTGGGTGTTATCAAGTCTTCTAACTTGTGTTGTGAAATCGTCGAATACTCTTCTCCAGATGAAACCGCCGTTTGTAACTTGGCTTCTATTGCTTTGCCAGCTTTCATTGAAACAAGTGAAGATGGTAAGACCTCTACTTACAACTTCCAAAAGTTGCACGACATCGCCAAGGTTATTACCCGTAACTTGAACAAGGTTATTGACCGTAACTACTACCCAGTTCCAGAGGCCAAGAACTCTAACATGAGACACAGACCTATTGCTCTTGGTGTCCAAGGTTTAGCTGATACTTTCATGTTGTTGCGTTTGCCATTCGACTCTGAGGGTGCCGCTAAGCTAAACATCCAAATCTTCGAAACCATCTACCACGCCTCCTTGGAAGCTTCTTGTGAATTGGCCCAAAAGGATGGTCCATACCAATCTTACCAAGGCTCTCCAATCTCTAAGGGTGTCTTCCAATTCGACATGTGGAATGCTAAGCCATTCGGTATGTGGGACTGGGATGCTTTGAGAAAGGACATCTTGAAGCATGGTGTCAGAAACTCTTTGACTATGGCCCCAATGCCAACTGCTTCCACTTCCCAAATTTTGGGTTACAACGAATGTTTCGAGCCAGTTACTTCCAACATGTACTCTCGTCGTGTTCTATCTGGTGAGTTCCAAGTCGTTAACCCATACTTGTTGCGTGACTTGGTTGACTTGGGTATCTGGGATGAAGGTATGAAGCAACACATTATTACACAAAATGGTTCCATTCAAAACCTACCAAACATTCCTCAAGAATTGAAAGATCTTTACAAGACTGTTTGGGAAATCTCACAAAAGACCATTATCAACATGGCTGCTGACCGTTCTGTCTACATCGATCAATCTCATTCTTTGAACTTGTTCTTGCAAGCTCCAACCATGGGTAAGATCACCAGTATGCACTTCTACGGTTGGAAGAAGGGTTTGAAGACCGGTATGTACTACCTAAGAACTCAAGCTGCCTCTGCCGCCATTCAATTCACTATCGATCAATCTGTTGCTCAACAAGCTGCAAACAATATCGCCGACTTGTCCAACTTGAAGAGACCATCTTATGTTGAAAGTGAGCCATCCTATGTTCCAAGCGACTTTAAGGCTGACTGGGAAAACATCAAGCCATCCAAGATTACCTACTCCGAAACCGAAGATGAATCTAGAAACGTTTCTCTAACACCatctgcttcttcttcaaatgaCGACTTGAGCAGCAGTGTCGGTTCATTGAAGATCTCTGAACACCCAGCTACTCCAGTTTCATCAACCACCACAAACATT